Proteins from a genomic interval of Collinsella sp. zg1085:
- the argF gene encoding ornithine carbamoyltransferase: protein MGVNLSGRSFLRLLDFSTEEIEYLLNLSRDFKNLKRTGTPHRYLEGKNIVLLFQKTSTRTRCAFEVGGMDLGMGVTYLDPGSSQMGKKESIEDTARVLGRMYDGIEFRGFDQEDVDELADKAGVPVWNGLTDLWHPTQMLADILTVQENFNYNIKGKTLVFMGDAKNNVARSLMVVCAKLGMNFVACGPKECMPADDVIEACKPIAEENGCTITLTEDTEAACRGAHVIYTDVWVSMGEPDEVWTERIKLLEPYRVTKELMALADSEAIFLHCLPAFHDTNTTTGKDIAEKFGVTEMEVEDVVFESKQSKVFDEAENRMHTIKAVMYATLK from the coding sequence ATGGGTGTAAATCTCTCAGGCCGTAGTTTTTTGAGACTGCTCGACTTCTCCACCGAGGAGATTGAGTATTTGCTGAATCTCTCGCGTGACTTTAAGAATTTGAAGCGCACGGGCACCCCTCATCGCTATCTTGAGGGCAAAAATATTGTTCTGCTGTTCCAAAAGACTTCAACCCGCACACGCTGCGCGTTTGAGGTTGGCGGCATGGACCTCGGCATGGGTGTAACCTATCTTGACCCCGGTTCATCACAGATGGGCAAGAAGGAGTCCATTGAGGACACTGCTCGCGTTTTGGGTCGCATGTATGATGGTATTGAGTTCCGCGGCTTCGATCAGGAAGACGTAGATGAACTTGCTGATAAGGCAGGTGTTCCTGTTTGGAACGGCTTGACCGACCTGTGGCATCCCACTCAGATGCTTGCTGACATTTTGACTGTTCAGGAGAACTTCAACTACAACATCAAGGGTAAGACCTTGGTATTTATGGGCGATGCAAAGAATAACGTTGCTCGTTCCCTTATGGTTGTATGCGCCAAGCTTGGTATGAACTTTGTGGCCTGCGGTCCAAAGGAGTGCATGCCGGCTGACGATGTTATCGAGGCTTGCAAGCCGATTGCTGAGGAGAATGGCTGCACCATTACCCTTACCGAGGACACCGAAGCCGCATGCCGCGGTGCACACGTCATCTACACCGACGTTTGGGTATCCATGGGTGAGCCTGACGAGGTATGGACCGAGCGCATCAAGCTTCTCGAGCCCTATCGCGTTACCAAGGAGCTTATGGCTCTCGCTGATTCTGAGGCTATCTTCCTGCACTGCCTGCCTGCATTCCATGACACCAACACCACTACCGGCAAAGACATTGCTGAGAAGTTTGGCGTTACTGAGATGGAAGTTGAGGACGTTGTCTTCGAGTCCAAGCAGTCCAAGGTCTTTGATGAGGCAGAGAACCGCATGCACACCATCAAGGCTGTTATGTACGCAACGCTAAAATAA